A genomic stretch from Methylorubrum extorquens includes:
- a CDS encoding putative metal dependent phosphohydrolase with a response regulator receiver domain; HD-GYP domain protein (Evidence 3 : Putative function from multiple computational evidences; Product type e : enzyme), with protein sequence MLALVLDDAEMNNLVMVASLRPLAGCTPQAFTVPAEALAFAEARASEIGVVITDYEMPDMNGVAFIRAVRRIPGLTNVPTVMVTSHDQRSLRREALEAGATDFLTKPADAVEIRARVTNLLALSAAHRAQRDHAAQLAREVAAAVVLVEEREREIVSTLMRAAEHRDSDTGDHIARVSAYVGLIAEAMRMPASDARQLCLAATMHDVGKIAVPDAILLKPGALTPEERREMEQHADRGRRILGGSDSPVMRLAAEIAGSHHERWDGTGYPYRLKGEAIPLSGRIVAVADVFDALTTQRPYKPAWSPEHARVFLQENAGSHFDPAIVAAFLSRWADVQAFLDLGRDTASAAA encoded by the coding sequence ATGCTCGCTCTCGTCCTCGACGATGCCGAGATGAACAACCTGGTGATGGTCGCCTCGTTGCGGCCGCTCGCCGGCTGCACGCCGCAGGCCTTCACCGTGCCGGCCGAAGCGCTCGCCTTCGCGGAGGCGCGGGCGTCCGAGATCGGGGTCGTCATCACCGATTACGAGATGCCGGACATGAACGGCGTCGCGTTCATCCGGGCGGTGCGGCGCATTCCCGGCCTCACCAACGTTCCCACGGTCATGGTGACGAGCCACGACCAGCGGAGCCTGCGCCGCGAGGCGCTGGAGGCGGGAGCGACCGACTTCCTCACCAAGCCCGCCGACGCGGTCGAGATCCGTGCCCGCGTCACGAACCTGCTCGCCCTCTCCGCGGCCCACCGGGCGCAGCGCGACCACGCCGCGCAGCTCGCCCGCGAGGTCGCGGCGGCGGTGGTCCTGGTCGAGGAGCGCGAGCGCGAGATCGTCTCGACCCTCATGCGCGCCGCAGAGCACCGCGATTCCGACACCGGCGATCACATCGCACGCGTCTCCGCCTATGTCGGGCTGATCGCCGAGGCGATGCGGATGCCCGCATCCGACGCCCGGCAGCTCTGTCTGGCCGCGACCATGCACGACGTCGGCAAGATCGCCGTGCCGGACGCGATCCTGCTCAAGCCGGGCGCTCTCACCCCTGAGGAGCGCCGGGAGATGGAGCAGCACGCCGACCGGGGACGGCGCATCCTGGGCGGCAGCGACTCGCCCGTCATGCGGCTCGCCGCCGAGATCGCGGGAAGCCACCACGAGCGCTGGGACGGGACCGGCTACCCCTATCGCCTGAAGGGCGAGGCCATCCCCCTATCCGGCCGCATCGTCGCGGTGGCCGACGTCTTCGACGCGCTGACGACCCAGCGTCCCTACAAGCCGGCTTGGTCACCGGAGCATGCGCGGGTCTTTCTGCAGGAGAACGCCGGCTCCCATTTCGACCCGGCCATCGTCGCGGCGTTCCTGAGCCGCTGGGCCGACGTCCAGGCCTTCCTCGATCTCGGCCGCGACACCGCTTCCGCGGCCGCCTGA
- a CDS encoding conserved protein of unknown function, putative universal stress protein UspA (Evidence 4 : Unknown function but conserved in other organisms), with amino-acid sequence MSQPVSSALTGIRDVLVGIAVENESDRDSPAVGYGLSLARAAGAHLTLQSASWRLYGDNRWISGFDDGTVADIDRRLDRLARAIAERTAGDAAQAGVVCTTETPSLHYPAIIHRLAEQARLHDLAILDALIWTCDLDREAIETTLFKSGRPVIAVPPGHTGFAGRRIIVSWDGSAQAARAANDALPFLRAAEAVEIVSIGDAAEIRDSVPGAEFAPHLARHGVNVTVNNLPVSGSVGDTLRSQAGLFRADLIVMGAYRHSRARQFFFGGVTRSLLRSCPVPLFLSR; translated from the coding sequence ATGTCCCAACCCGTCTCATCCGCGCTCACTGGCATCCGCGACGTCCTCGTCGGGATCGCCGTCGAGAACGAGAGCGACAGGGATTCGCCGGCCGTCGGCTACGGCCTGTCGCTGGCCCGGGCCGCAGGCGCCCACCTGACGCTTCAATCGGCGTCCTGGCGGCTCTACGGCGACAATCGCTGGATCAGCGGTTTCGACGACGGGACCGTCGCGGACATCGACCGGCGCCTCGATCGGCTGGCCCGTGCCATCGCGGAGCGCACCGCGGGCGATGCGGCGCAGGCGGGCGTCGTGTGCACGACCGAGACGCCGAGCCTGCACTATCCGGCCATCATCCACCGGCTGGCGGAACAGGCGCGGCTGCACGATCTGGCGATTCTGGATGCATTGATCTGGACCTGCGACCTCGACCGCGAGGCGATCGAGACGACCCTGTTCAAGAGCGGTCGCCCGGTCATCGCGGTGCCGCCGGGGCACACGGGCTTTGCCGGCCGCCGGATCATCGTCTCTTGGGACGGAAGCGCCCAGGCGGCACGGGCCGCCAACGATGCGCTGCCGTTCCTGCGAGCGGCCGAGGCGGTCGAGATCGTCTCGATCGGCGACGCGGCGGAGATCCGCGATTCGGTGCCGGGGGCCGAATTCGCGCCCCACCTCGCGCGGCACGGAGTGAACGTCACCGTCAACAACCTGCCCGTCTCCGGCTCCGTCGGCGACACCCTGCGGAGCCAAGCCGGCCTGTTCCGGGCCGACCTGATCGTGATGGGCGCCTATCGCCATTCCCGCGCGCGCCAGTTCTTCTTCGGCGGCGTCACGCGCTCGCTGCTGCGAAGCTGCCCCGTTCCGCTGTTCCTGTCCCGCTGA
- a CDS encoding protein of unknown function (Evidence 5 : Unknown function), whose amino-acid sequence MNSLVPQRRDGLTQPLAFEMALPPVVSPV is encoded by the coding sequence ATGAATTCGCTGGTTCCTCAACGCCGAGACGGCCTGACACAACCTCTCGCCTTTGAAATGGCGCTACCGCCGGTGGTCTCCCCCGTTTGA
- the fixL gene encoding two component low oxygen sensor histidine kinase with PAS domains, FixL (Evidence 2b : Function from indirect experimental evidences (e.g. phenotypes); Product type e : enzyme), with protein MESMTLSMAAAEAIQGGGEALTAEDFRQTLHEVGVCIWSLDISTGRVSASQTCGCLFGIPTERLTSFAATQDLVHPDDRQARAHAIESVLRDGGSYEIEYRVVLPNGRGGWLRSRGQVQLDAEGRPHRHRGVVFSIEEQKQVEAELRAREAHLRSILDTMPEAMVVIDEAGLIHSFNPAAERLFGYAAGEAIGQDVRILMPEAMQDGHAGDLERYRQTRQRHIIGTTRCVTGRRHDGSTFPMELAIGEMHSGERTFFTGFINDLTAQRRTEARLQELQSELGHVSRLSAMGEMATTLAHELNQPLGAITNYTNGCRRLLAHPDPETIARAQEVLDKAAEQALRARQIIARLREFVARGETEKRVEPVATMIEEAGALTLAAAGEQGITAHVVPDPRVGSVLVDRVQVQQVLVNLMRNACEAMQRSSRRELTVATRRVSPDLAEVAVSDTGPGIAEEVADRLFQPFVTTKEAGMGVGLSISRTIIEAHGGRLWVEPNAAGGATFRLTLPTAPERDR; from the coding sequence ATGGAATCGATGACGCTTTCCATGGCCGCGGCTGAGGCGATTCAGGGGGGCGGCGAAGCGCTCACGGCCGAGGACTTCCGGCAGACCCTCCACGAGGTCGGTGTCTGCATCTGGTCGCTGGACATTTCCACCGGCCGTGTCAGCGCTTCGCAGACCTGCGGCTGCCTCTTCGGTATTCCAACCGAACGTCTGACGAGCTTTGCCGCGACCCAGGATCTGGTCCACCCGGACGACCGCCAAGCCCGCGCTCACGCCATCGAGAGCGTGCTGCGGGACGGCGGCAGTTACGAGATCGAATACCGTGTCGTGCTGCCGAATGGGCGGGGTGGCTGGCTGCGCTCGCGGGGGCAGGTGCAGCTCGACGCCGAAGGCCGGCCCCACCGGCACCGCGGGGTCGTCTTCAGCATCGAAGAGCAGAAGCAGGTGGAGGCGGAGCTGCGCGCCCGCGAGGCCCATCTCCGCTCGATCCTCGACACGATGCCGGAGGCGATGGTGGTCATCGACGAGGCGGGGCTGATCCACTCGTTCAACCCGGCGGCCGAACGCCTCTTCGGCTACGCGGCCGGCGAGGCGATCGGGCAGGACGTCCGCATCCTGATGCCGGAGGCGATGCAGGATGGACATGCCGGCGACCTCGAGCGCTATCGGCAGACGCGCCAGCGCCACATCATCGGCACCACGCGGTGCGTGACGGGCCGACGGCATGACGGCTCGACCTTTCCGATGGAGCTGGCCATCGGCGAGATGCATTCGGGCGAGCGGACCTTCTTCACCGGCTTCATCAACGACCTCACCGCGCAGCGGCGGACCGAGGCGCGGCTTCAGGAACTCCAGTCCGAACTGGGGCATGTCTCGCGCTTGAGCGCCATGGGCGAGATGGCGACGACGCTGGCCCACGAGCTGAATCAGCCGCTCGGCGCCATCACCAACTACACCAACGGCTGCCGCCGCCTCCTCGCCCATCCCGATCCCGAAACCATCGCCAGGGCACAGGAGGTTCTCGACAAGGCGGCCGAGCAGGCGCTGCGGGCCCGGCAGATCATCGCCCGCCTGCGGGAGTTCGTCGCCCGTGGCGAGACGGAGAAACGGGTCGAGCCGGTCGCGACGATGATCGAGGAGGCCGGCGCCCTGACCCTGGCGGCGGCCGGCGAGCAGGGCATCACGGCCCATGTCGTGCCGGATCCGCGGGTCGGATCGGTCTTGGTCGACCGGGTTCAGGTGCAGCAGGTTCTGGTCAACCTGATGCGCAATGCCTGCGAGGCGATGCAGCGCAGCAGTCGGCGCGAGCTGACCGTCGCGACGCGGCGGGTTTCGCCGGATCTGGCCGAGGTCGCGGTGTCGGATACCGGCCCCGGTATCGCCGAGGAGGTGGCCGACCGGCTGTTCCAGCCCTTCGTCACCACCAAGGAGGCCGGGATGGGCGTTGGCCTCTCGATCAGCCGCACCATCATCGAAGCGCATGGCGGCCGCCTCTGGGTCGAGCCCAACGCCGCGGGCGGGGCGACCTTCCGGCTGACCCTGCCGACTGCACCCGAGAGAGATCGGTAA